One genomic region from Streptomyces sp. NBC_00582 encodes:
- a CDS encoding DUF6325 family protein — MGPIDYLVVEFPGNRMTGEAFPLLVDLVDRGIVRILDLMFIRKDEDGSVTALEIADLTGDGELDLTVFEGVHSGVLGQDDLEEAAVAVEPGNSAGLLVYENLWAAPFAAALRRGGGQLVASGRLNVQAVLASLEAAEAAS, encoded by the coding sequence ATGGGACCCATCGACTACCTGGTCGTGGAGTTCCCCGGCAACCGGATGACGGGCGAGGCCTTCCCGCTGCTGGTCGATCTGGTGGACCGCGGCATCGTCCGCATCCTGGACCTGATGTTCATCAGGAAGGACGAGGACGGCTCGGTGACCGCCCTGGAGATCGCCGATCTCACCGGCGACGGCGAACTGGACCTGACCGTCTTCGAGGGCGTCCACTCCGGTGTGCTGGGCCAGGACGACCTGGAGGAGGCGGCCGTGGCGGTGGAGCCCGGCAACTCCGCCGGGCTGCTGGTCTACGAGAACCTGTGGGCGGCGCCGTTCGCCGCGGCCCTGCGGCGCGGCGGCGGCCAGCTGGTCGCCTCCGGGCGGCTGAACGTCCAGGCGGTCCTCGCCTCCCTCGAAGCGGCCGAGGCCGCGTCCTGA
- a CDS encoding cyclase family protein produces MRTSHELGEAGFRSLYRRLLSTAPGAASPRGALETLTPDRVLAAVREVRSGRTVSLAAPVNTVAAADDPRPAEHRLTAPPGGVPAPGGALEFARDRFAMDVHGDVNTHLDALCHVLYDDTVHGGVPAADVLTPEGARTLSVDLVRDGVVGRAVLLDVPGLHGLPWLEPGTCVTAADLAAAEDRQGVRVGPGDLLLVRVGHRRRREELGPWDAARERAGLHPAALEFLAERRVAVLGSDGDNDTAPSPVHGVDFPVHVLAVHAMGLHLLDHLRLEDVLPVCAREGRWSFLCVVAPVRLPGATGAPVNPIAVL; encoded by the coding sequence ATGCGGACCTCCCACGAGCTCGGCGAGGCCGGCTTCCGGTCGCTGTACCGGCGGCTGCTGAGCACGGCCCCCGGCGCCGCCTCCCCGCGCGGCGCCCTGGAGACCCTCACCCCCGACCGGGTGCTGGCCGCCGTACGCGAGGTGCGTTCGGGCCGTACGGTGTCGCTGGCCGCCCCGGTCAACACCGTCGCCGCGGCCGACGATCCACGCCCCGCCGAGCACCGGCTCACCGCACCACCGGGTGGCGTCCCGGCGCCCGGCGGCGCACTGGAGTTCGCCCGGGACCGCTTCGCGATGGACGTCCACGGCGACGTCAACACCCACCTCGACGCCCTGTGCCACGTCCTGTACGACGACACCGTGCACGGCGGTGTCCCGGCCGCCGACGTCCTGACTCCCGAGGGGGCGCGGACCCTCTCCGTCGACCTGGTCCGCGACGGTGTCGTGGGCCGCGCCGTCCTGCTCGACGTACCGGGGCTGCACGGGCTGCCCTGGCTCGAACCGGGGACCTGCGTCACCGCGGCGGACCTGGCGGCCGCCGAGGACCGGCAGGGGGTGCGGGTCGGGCCCGGCGACCTGCTGCTCGTACGGGTGGGGCACCGGCGGCGCCGCGAGGAACTCGGGCCCTGGGACGCCGCCCGGGAGCGGGCCGGGCTGCATCCGGCCGCGCTGGAGTTCCTCGCCGAGCGGAGGGTGGCGGTGCTCGGCAGCGACGGCGACAACGACACCGCACCCAGCCCGGTGCACGGCGTGGACTTCCCGGTCCACGTCCTCGCCGTGCACGCGATGGGGCTCCATCTGCTGGACCATCTGCGGCTGGAGGACGTCCTGCCGGTCTGCGCGCGGGAGGGGCGCTGGTCGTTCCTGTGCGTGGTCGCGCCGGTGCGGCTGCCGGGGGCGACCGGGGCGCCGGTCAATCCGATCGCCGTGCTGTGA
- a CDS encoding GAP family protein, producing MVLDLVVIGVAIAVFPLSVTAFVLVLSARGGTWKGLAFIVSWLGCFVVVLAAVLLTTGGDPPAPRSPPSTAASAVKLAVGVGLIGYGLHRRRPRQRRDGRASHRHESSGGMTGRLDRISVWSAAGLAPLLQPWGLVAAGAATVVGADLSDTSSSLALIAYCVLATSSLLAMEIYTLLAPDSARLRLRRLHTWFRTHQEQALVAVSLVAGLFLVGRSIHQLTS from the coding sequence ATGGTGCTTGATCTGGTGGTCATCGGGGTGGCGATCGCCGTGTTCCCGCTGTCGGTGACCGCGTTCGTGCTGGTGCTGTCGGCACGGGGCGGCACCTGGAAGGGGCTCGCGTTCATCGTCTCCTGGCTCGGGTGCTTCGTCGTCGTCCTGGCCGCCGTACTGCTCACCACCGGCGGAGACCCCCCGGCCCCCAGGTCCCCGCCCTCCACCGCCGCCTCCGCCGTCAAGCTGGCCGTCGGCGTGGGTCTGATCGGATACGGCCTGCACCGGCGTCGGCCGCGACAGCGGCGGGACGGGCGGGCCTCCCACCGGCACGAGTCCTCCGGCGGGATGACGGGCCGGCTCGACCGCATCTCCGTGTGGTCCGCCGCCGGACTGGCGCCGCTGCTGCAGCCATGGGGGCTCGTGGCGGCCGGGGCGGCGACGGTGGTGGGCGCCGATCTGTCGGACACCTCCTCCTCCCTGGCCCTGATCGCGTACTGCGTCCTCGCCACGAGCAGCCTGCTGGCGATGGAGATCTACACCCTGCTCGCCCCCGACTCGGCCCGACTGCGCCTGAGGAGGCTGCACACGTGGTTCCGCACGCACCAGGAGCAGGCGCTCGTCGCCGTGTCGCTGGTGGCGGGCCTGTTCCTGGTGGGCCGGAGCATCCATCAACTGACGTCCTGA